The window aataaataaataaataaatattaaaaaaccaTCCAGACCCATTACATACAATTTGTAATGAGcgatttttgtattatttaaaataatatttcaattaaatgtaaatataattaaaataaaattttacaaatatttttaaaaagtatatttaaatatattaaaaatattttgttaatattttatgttttcatatattttatattttatctaaaaatacagtatgtaATACACTAATGAGATTCTCAGGAGaatcacaattaaaaatgtGGAATTACATGCAAACATGTAATGgtaattacaaacaaacaaacaaataaaactcaCTACATTAATGAGAAAAAATTGTCTCAATTTCTCatgaaaaaatgtcacaatgtcatgtttttagtcaaaaatatattttactttattttaatttcaggaaGAAATGTTtgtcaataatgcaaattaACATAGATTTGACCTGATTttgattataaatatttgtgACCTGTTCTCCACTTCTCCTTGTCCTCCTACACAGCAACTAAAGCGACGGGTTGACGAGCGTCAAGCTAAACTCACCCAGGCCAAAGCCGAGTACCGGACCGCCCTTCGTAACCTGGAGACCATCTCAGATGAGATCCACGCACGCCGCCGACTGTCTGCCATGGGGCCCCGGGGCCGAGGTGTGGGCGCTGAAGATGACGGGACCGCCAGCGATGACATCGCCAACTTCAAAATGGAGTCTGACGGCATATCGAGTAAGTGAGATCACACATTAATGCCAAGACAGATTTGATTGTAATTCAGTGTGAACGTCTTTCAGTTTGATTTAGCTTCAGCTCTGACTGTTTTAGATCGGAATGACAGGCGTAAACAACCTTTGGGCTAATACAGTGGAACAAAAAAGTGAttatgaacttaaaaaaaatgtatgaatttttCCAAATGCAGACTAAATGCATTCTGTGTTTGTTGTACAGTGATGTCTGTGAATTTCGAGGACAGCTGTAATGGCTCACCATCAGAGGACGATCCTGAGACGCAGTCCACATGCAGCCTGAGCTCCACGTCTGCTGCTCTAGACCTGCCCTGTCCGTACAccgcctcctcctcctcatatCCTCTGCTCTCTTCCTCCTGCCCGTacccttcctcttcctcttcctcctcctccccgCCATCCCTCTCAGTCTGTCCTGACCTGCTCCAGCTGCCTGGGTCGGGGTCTCTGGAGGGTTTTGAGCAGGTGTCTCCGGTGTTGGGCCCCCGTAGTGAGTGCAGCGGAGCCTCGTCACCCGACTGTGAACAGGAAAGAGGTGAGAGACAAAAGACCTTGAACTATGAGAACTGTATGGAGTCATAAAGTTACAGGCcaactaagtttttttttactttattttactcatATCTTGTGAGTGCTGGAAAATATTCCAGGTTTGAAGTTAAGATcaattgacagaatttgtagcataatgtttttttccacaaaaatgtatttagtaacttatttaattttagcttaAGAGCTAAgatttaagtactaaaatatctgaacctgaaataaaaaaatatatttaaatattaatatttttaaagtgaacaaaattctattaatatttaaaaaatatatataaatattaataaaaataatgaaggtatactaatgatactaaaataacattaacataaaTTCTTCAGCTTTGTTTACATGACAATACACCACAAATCCTAAGTGTAAAcctgattatttaataaatttaataaaattataatataacaattggtcccattcattttcattacaaTTTCTCCATAATCTTTTAGAGAGTTTACTGTgtgtaataattgtattaattaaattgttaaaaccactgtttttttttttttgataaatcatAAAGAAATCCAGAATCcagaaaactgtaaaacaatTTCACATTTCATAGTATCCAAATTTTAGAAAATtgttagacatgcttttgaaactaaataaattataaaactacataaatgttaatgaaataaaacgaaaaataaagtaattcatagtaattcatttaattttagttaatcaaCATTTCTGATATTCCTTgcaataaagttaaaataaaaaatatctgaaactgaaataaaaatgtacatttaaatattaatacttttttaaagtaaagtaaactctattaacataaaaaactaactaaaatgaaatgaacatggaaaatattaaatatggaaaacataaaaataaaatatatttaaaatattaataaaaactacagtatTAAactaatgatactaaaataacatcggcctaaatgataaaataattaaaataaaaaccacctACTATGTTTTCTGATATACAagttatatgtaattttacaactttttttacATAACAATATACCACAATTCCTAACTGTAAAAcagattaatacatttataatgtaataactGGTCCCGTTCATTTTCATTAGAACTcctctgtgacttttttttttttaagaaatgagggacgagtttaaatatttttctgtgtgtaataattttaatacatttaaaaaaatgtattaaattgttAAACCTTTATGCATTCATATGATTACCACTGTTTTTGATGTTAAATTTGTGTTAAATCAGActctagaaaaatttaaacagacaactcagaattttgaaaacaaataaaaaaaaaaaagtcatagtgtacaaatattattaattttttaaattgttagaCATGATTCTgatgactaaaattaaattaaaccattaaaacgaagctagaaaaaacacaaaattactattacttaaaaccaaaactaaataaatattaatgaaataaaactaaaaatgtacaaaaaaaaaaaaaaaacaaagtaaataagtaactttatttttagttttagttcaccAACATTTCTGATTTTCCTTTCATTATAGTTTAAGTATCTGTCACGTTTGGGTCAGAGAGAAAAGAGGTcagggtccaaaatgcaggGAGGGAAATTTaatcacacaaaacacaaataaaacataaaccaaaaggccaacacggcacaacacGACTAGAATCAAAACAGAGGAACACACACGAAGACAATAGACAATGCAGACCTTTTTCTTATACAATTCCAGAGTGAACAGCTAGTTtgcaaatgacaagacagacgtgaacaatcAGGGAGTGCAGTGCAAATATCTGAAAGACCCACAGCCCCGATCATGACAATATCTGAAATATctgaaactaaaacaaaaattcatatttatatattaatattttaaaaataacgaaaactctattaaaatactaatgaaaaacaaaaactaaaattaaatgaatatgaaaataaaatgaatttaaaatattaataaaaactataacacTATactaatgatactaaaatatcaTTGGcgtaaattctaaaataattattaaaaatcaccTACTCATGTTTTCTGTGTAAAGTTATATGTCATTTTACAACTTGTTTACATGACAATACACTGCAAACACTAACTGTAAATCAGATTTATGAAtacacagttttttaaataaattataatataataatcggTCCCATTCATTTCTGTTTGAAGTgatccataactttttttttttttaagaaaatgaggGATGAgtggaaatattttttgtggttaaaaaaaaaaaaggcaagtaAGTAATTAAGAAATCCAGAATCCAAAATCCAGAACAATTAAAACAGACAACTCAGAAttttgggaagaaaaaaaacattttatatccaaattttattaaattagaagaaattgttatatatataaattcaattGATTAgacatgtttaattattaacatttgattaaaccattaaaaggaatccagaaaaaacatgcaatattactgttaattaaaatctaacaaatattaaataaatgttaatgaaataaaactaaaaaaacaaacaaataaaggaacaaagtaaataagtaactcatttaattttagttctgcaacatttcttattttccttttgttaaagtttaagtatctgaaatatctgaaactgaaacaaaaatttatatttaaatattaatgcttgtaaaataatgaaaactctccataaaatatggaaaatatgaaaataaaaaaaagttacttaaatAACATTGGTGTAAAgggatgaatagaaatattttcttgtggtaaaaaaaaaaaaaaagtaagtaattaattaagaaatccagaatccagaaaaattaaaacagacaactcaacaattttgtataaataaataaatacatcatttaatataaaacatgcccaaattttattacattaaaaaaactgttagaTATAAATTCAAttgattagacatgcttttaattattaatatttgattaaaccattaaaccggaatccagaaaaaaaaactgatttgggaaaaaataaaactgatttcacaAGGTATTTATTTTGACTAAATGAATGGATTCTCATCAGTCGTTTGTTTTCTAACAGGTGAGAGGGCAGAAGGCGCAGAAGTTAAACCTGAACCTTCAACCAACATCAGCAGTCAGAAAAGCTCACGTCTGGAGAAGACCCTGCGCAGTTTATCTCTCCAAACAGCAGACGACGACAACGACTCAGACACTCATCCATTCAATGTGACCTCAAACACAGCAGCAGTGCTGCTTCTCAACAgtgtttaaactaaaaaaaccaCCACCTGCTCCAACAAAACCTTCAGCACAGGGGCCAAAGCAGGGGCCCGTTTCTGAGCGACAGTATGACGCGTCTAAGGAACCATTGTTAAACTATTGTCATCTCAGTGTTACCGAGATCTCATCTCAGACTGGTTTGAACCCAGAAAAACCATTAAGTATTATAATTGTCATGCAGACATCAGCTATGAAGTGACGTGAACTAATGAACTTTTCATCATCACTGAGTGGATGTTCTTCATGTCTTCCTCAAATGTGTCGTGAGCAGACACCGTTCGTATTTTCCGTCTTCTGTCTCTAGCTGATGAATTAGGATGGAAACCACCTGATTCTTCA of the Labeo rohita strain BAU-BD-2019 chromosome 19, IGBB_LRoh.1.0, whole genome shotgun sequence genome contains:
- the sh3bp5a gene encoding SH3 domain-binding protein 5 translates to MNDTEKDNKSDEDSESLEEEEVDPRIQGELEKLNQSTDNINRWETELEDSRQKFRAVLVEATVKLDEQVKKIGKAVEDSKPYWEARRAARQAQVEAQRATQEYQRAIEILRAAKETIALAEERLLEEDSRQFDSAWQEMLNHATQRVMEAEQSRTRSEIEHRETAAKYNAAISHMRQLEKKLKRTINKSRPYFELKAKYYLQLEQLKRRVDERQAKLTQAKAEYRTALRNLETISDEIHARRRLSAMGPRGRGVGAEDDGTASDDIANFKMESDGISMMSVNFEDSCNGSPSEDDPETQSTCSLSSTSAALDLPCPYTASSSSYPLLSSSCPYPSSSSSSSSPPSLSVCPDLLQLPGSGSLEGFEQVSPVLGPRSECSGASSPDCEQERGERAEGAEVKPEPSTNISSQKSSRLEKTLRSLSLQTADDDNDSDTHPFNVTSNTAAVLLLNSV